The Anaerobaca lacustris genome includes the window TGCGCCTCCTCCCCGGCCTTGGCGGCATCAGCGTCTCCAATTCCTATCGCCTTGGCAAATTCAATCAACGCGTTGCTGCATTCCGGCAGAAGCACTCTCTGCCTGATGATATCCTTGAAGTTACTCGCATCGTCGCCTGCCTGGTTAACGATGGAGGCGAAGAACGCGAGATTATCACTATTCACAATGAACTCAAGACACCCGCTGTCGGTCGCGATGGGAGCCAGTATCCGCCTCACAACATCAGGACTCTTTTCTTCCAGCGCTGCGTGGTAACGGAGCATATGTGCAAGGGTCATGAACCTCGCAGGGTCAATCGTCCCGTCAGAGATAAACATGTCTCGGATGTCCTTTGCAGTGGCCTTTAGTTTGTTCTTGTGTGTCTTCTCGTAGAATACGTCCCATCCATGATCTTCTTCCATCGTGAAGTCACCCTTCGCCACGTCCACCAGAATGTCCCTGTACGCCGGCACTGCATTGTCAGGGACTGCTTTGAGCTTCTCTCCGCGCAGCAGCAAATACATCACGGTGAAGAGATACGAATCCACATCCCGCAGCGGTTCTCTCCATTGTTCCACACCAAGAGAATTCAGGTGTTCAACCATGACCTTGATGATATGACTTGTTAAGTCACACTCGATTCGCACCGCGCACTCAAAGAACTCACCATCCTTTACCACATCCGCAACGTTCCCTGCCGAGATATCGTTCTTTGCGTGCTTCGCCCACCCATCCAGTCTGTCGATGAAATCCTCTGGTGCTATCTCAAGAGAAGTGTGAAGCTGTTTGAAATGCGGCAACACATCGGCAATATTCATAGCCGAGGCTCCGTAGGTATTCAGCGTCATATCTCTCAAAATGGTCTTCAACATCGGCTGTGGCCAAGACACGAAGCTCAACAATAGACTGCCGTATGTCGCGTAGTACTCGATTCTCTCTGCAAGACGCTGGGCCTGCTTCTCGTCCGTCCATTTCAACATAGTAGCAGCTATTCCGGCCCCAGGGGGAAACCGGGAGGCCATAGCCACGCGCATTGCAAGCAGATCATATTGTCCCTCAGAGTCGTCAGAGACCTGTGACAGAAGAGCATTGATGCAGCCAGGCCCAATAGACTTGATGGGTTTCTTGGTAGCGATCGCCTTGTAGAATCGGTAGAAAGGCTCGATATTCTCCGCAGTCAACGCATCTTTCGCTACTTCCTCCTCCAGTCGGGCAAGCAAAGGCTGAAAGTCATAGTCTTTGTCATCCCGTACCGCGGATAGAACGGCCAGCCCTTCGAGCCCATCCGGAACTCTTGCAGCAACAAACTCGCACAGTTCCGATTCGTCACACTTGAGCTTGAACGTCCCGTACTCAGCGCCCGCTGCGCCCACATAGTCTACAAATACCTCTGGAGACTTCCTGATCTCTGTCACAAGGGAGAGCACGTCAACACTCAACTCATTCGTCTCAACATACTCGCGCAGCGCGGAGAGTGCGCGAAAGTATTCAGCCCCACTGAATTCCTTCGCGTTCCGAACGCTCTTGACGAAATGTTCGGCTATTTTTGACCGCATCGCTGACGAGCAATTCGTGAGCAGCAATCCATGGGTTGACGTGAACTGTTGTTGGGACACCGGAGCCCTCAGTTGCTTTTCGCTCAGACTGTCCCATATCCGCCCCACACGGCGTTTGCCCTCATCAGTCTCTACATGTTTGGGATCGAGCAATGCAAACGTCGCCACAGAACTCTCGATATCCAGTTCCTCTCCTGCAACCACCTGCTCAAGGATGTCAAAGAAATGGAGATGCTCCGCCAACTGGTTCAATCTCGAATCATTCTTGTCGCGCAGGGCGTTCTGTATCTCGCGTGTGAGAGACACCTGACTGGCCGAGGCAAGTGGCACGTGGTATACCAACGCAGCGATGTGATTTCGCAAGTCTTTGTCGTCTCTGAAGGCAGATGCTGCCTTCTGCAGAAACGCCAAGCTCAGTATCTGATCGACGGGAGCCGTCAGTATCTGCTTCTTTGCAAGCACGAATACCGCTATATACCTGAGTAGGATGTCGGCCTCGACGGATAGGCGAAGAGAGACCATTTCGTTGATGAAGGCTATGATACTCCGTGGGGTGATCTCGTCTTGGAGGAGATCGAAGGTCCTCCTTATGAGGTGAAACTCTTCATCTTCACGCTCCCCGAAGGCCTCTTTGTACTTCACTTCGAAGAATTTCTGCCAGTCTGTCAGGACAGGTGGGGCCACCCGATAGATGACAGAGAAAGACTTACTCAGGAACTGGTCTGCTACTCCTTCTTGTTGCGTAAATGCACATGCTATGTGTTTCCTATCAAAAGGTATGATCACCCAGATGCCATCGAATGACTCGTCTGCAAAGAAGGTATGAATCGAAGCCCACAGCTCTCGTATTCTATCCGGATGGAGCCTATCCATGTTGTCAAACACAACAATCAGTTTCTTCTCGCCCAACGACCCAGAGAGATCCTTCATCCACTTCTGGAACTCCCTGACAGACGGCTCTTTTTCCGAAATCGTGACATAAGTTTCATTCGTCAGATCTTTCTCTCGGTAGAGATAGTAGACCTCGTTCGGAGTTAGAATGCGTCCCGCCTTGATGGAAGCACCTATCCATAGAAGGAAACCAATGAGGAGGGGTGCCGATGTAATCAGCACTTTTAGGTATTGGCTTTCGACGCTGCCCGCTATGGTCCCTGCAATAGGCGTGACTATGGCGACAAGCAGAGTTACGATTACACCACAACTCAACTGGGGTGTCGTCTTGGTCTGAGTCTCTCTCTTTCTGGAAAGGAGATCCTTCAACTTCGCCTTCCACTTGCTGGAATCGATAATCTGATTCTCACACAAGTCCTCCGTCAATTCTTCCAGGAACGCCCTTCGCTGCACATCCTCT containing:
- a CDS encoding KAP family P-loop NTPase fold protein produces the protein MSGQGDECKRDDDATQPSFIDSSPLGEDLLEGRSQERIAESISQLIRTDRTENRLIGLDGAWGSGKSNLVKIIESKLKDTHHVFWYDAWGHQEDVQRRAFLEELTEDLCENQIIDSSKWKAKLKDLLSRKRETQTKTTPQLSCGVIVTLLVAIVTPIAGTIAGSVESQYLKVLITSAPLLIGFLLWIGASIKAGRILTPNEVYYLYREKDLTNETYVTISEKEPSVREFQKWMKDLSGSLGEKKLIVVFDNMDRLHPDRIRELWASIHTFFADESFDGIWVIIPFDRKHIACAFTQQEGVADQFLSKSFSVIYRVAPPVLTDWQKFFEVKYKEAFGEREDEEFHLIRRTFDLLQDEITPRSIIAFINEMVSLRLSVEADILLRYIAVFVLAKKQILTAPVDQILSLAFLQKAASAFRDDKDLRNHIAALVYHVPLASASQVSLTREIQNALRDKNDSRLNQLAEHLHFFDILEQVVAGEELDIESSVATFALLDPKHVETDEGKRRVGRIWDSLSEKQLRAPVSQQQFTSTHGLLLTNCSSAMRSKIAEHFVKSVRNAKEFSGAEYFRALSALREYVETNELSVDVLSLVTEIRKSPEVFVDYVGAAGAEYGTFKLKCDESELCEFVAARVPDGLEGLAVLSAVRDDKDYDFQPLLARLEEEVAKDALTAENIEPFYRFYKAIATKKPIKSIGPGCINALLSQVSDDSEGQYDLLAMRVAMASRFPPGAGIAATMLKWTDEKQAQRLAERIEYYATYGSLLLSFVSWPQPMLKTILRDMTLNTYGASAMNIADVLPHFKQLHTSLEIAPEDFIDRLDGWAKHAKNDISAGNVADVVKDGEFFECAVRIECDLTSHIIKVMVEHLNSLGVEQWREPLRDVDSYLFTVMYLLLRGEKLKAVPDNAVPAYRDILVDVAKGDFTMEEDHGWDVFYEKTHKNKLKATAKDIRDMFISDGTIDPARFMTLAHMLRYHAALEEKSPDVVRRILAPIATDSGCLEFIVNSDNLAFFASIVNQAGDDASNFKDIIRQRVLLPECSNALIEFAKAIGIGDADAAKAGEEAQEEGPGED